In the Arachis ipaensis cultivar K30076 chromosome B10, Araip1.1, whole genome shotgun sequence genome, one interval contains:
- the LOC107623230 gene encoding uncharacterized protein LOC107623230 isoform X1, producing MMEDIQENLFPSSLPNEQPLSIDEELWLMAEERAQEILCIIQPNVISEVNRKEIIGYVQRLITGYYGAEVFTFGSVPLKTYLPDGDIDLTALGHENAEEDLAQTVFSILESSDNTEFQVKDVQHIRAQVQVVKCTVKDIAVDISFNQMAGLYALRFLEQVDQLVGKNHLFKRSIILIKAWCYYESRILGAHHGLLSTYALETLVLYIINRYHSSVRGPLEVLYRFLDYYSAFDWESDYVSVDGPKALSSLPEINVLDNPNYGILIGIFAETPDCERDGFLLNKEFLRKYRDMCSISARTYETTTHEFPTKHMNILDPLRNDNNLGRSVSRGNLHRIRFALSFGARKLKEILTLPGEKMGAALEGFFMNTLDRNGKGQRPDIEVPVPAFGTGRSEESVLLGDCESYYGALRYVQLHRKHAMPFAAYPSTPLSAAQADIHAVLTQQNWNVSYKRSSNLYVPIHTDVYVPRSTDVYAPIQNDVYVPTKIDVYAPAQTDVYGSTQTFYCPKASQASYSFEETGKSRGTGTYIPDVAHNSQWDMRIKGNKSRRYRPAKHSVSPKSPQKKQPSEEVHSDETPDASGNSRSFELANEEFPVLPNICQESMSEAQEPVSFNISEQSRSSSSSEVIFEFGTYRNSEAPKESSMPTKGEKEDSDLPSSEGRSAGCSRVAVQSRKEYIGNDKKRD from the exons ATGATGGAAGATATACAAGAAAATTTGTTTCCTTCATCCTTGCCTAATGAACAACCACTATCAATTGATGAGGAACTGTGGCTGATGGCTGAAGAAAGGGCCCAAGAGATACTGTGTATAATCCAACCAAATGTAATTTCTGAGGTGAATAGAAAGGAGATTATTGGATATGTCCAGAGGCTGATTACTGGTTACTACGGAGCAGAG GTCTTCACATTTGGTTCAGTCCCACTAAAAACCTATCTTCCTGATGGGGATATTGACTTGACAGCTCTCGGTCATGAAAATGCTGAGGAGGATTTGGCCCAAACAGTATTCAGTATACTTGAAAGCAGTGACAACACTGAATTCCAAGTGAAAGACGTACAGCATATACGTGCACAG GTCCAGGTTGTAAAATGCACAGTAAAAGATATTGCGGTTGATATCTCGTTCAATCAGATGGCTGGACTCTATGCTCTGCGCTTTTTGGAGCAG GTTGACCAACTTGTTGGGAAAAACCATCTTTTCAAACGAAGTATTATCTTAATCAAAGCTTGGTGCTATTATGAGAGCCGAATTCTTGGTGCGCACCATGGCCTGTTATCAACATATGCATTGGAAACACTAGTTTTGTACATTATCAATCGTTATCATTCATCAGTGCGTGGTCCTCTAGAG GTGCTGTACAGATTTTTGGACTACTACAGTGCATTTGATTGGGAAAGTGATTATGTCAGTGTAGATGGTCCTAAGGCCTTATCTTCACTTCCAGAAATTAATG TACTTGATAATCCCAATTATGGGATTTTAATTGGGATTTTTGCAGAGACACCAGACTGTGAGCGGGATGGTTTTTTGCTCAATAAAGAGTTTCTGAGAAAGTACAGAGATATGTGCTCTATATCAGCAAGAACATACGAGACTACAACCCATGAATTTCCCACCAAGCATATGAACATTTTGGATCCTCTAAGAAATGACAACAACCTAGGCCGTAGTGTCAGCCGAG GAAACTTGCATCGAATTAGATTTGCTCTATCCTTCGGTGCCCGAAAACTTAAGGAGATCCTTACACTACCAGGAGAAAAGATGGGTGCAGCACTAGAGGGGTTTTTCATGAACACTTTGGACAGAAATGGGAAAGGACAAAGGCCAGATATAGAAGTTCCTGTTCCTGCATTTGGTACTGGAAGATCTGAAGAATCTGTCCTCCTTGGAGATTGTGAAAGTTACTATGGTGCTCTACGCTATGTTCAGTTGCATCGTAAGCATGCCATGCCATTCGCTGCATATCCAAGCACACCATTATCAGCTGCTCAGGCTGACATCCATGCGGTATTGACGCAGCAAAACTGGAACGTGTCTTATAAAAGGAGTAGTAACCTATATGTACCAATACACACCGATGTATATGTCCCAAGAAGCACAGATGTCTATGCCCCAATTCAAAATGATGTATATGTCCCTACAAAGATTGATGTATATGCCCCAGCACAGACTGATGTATATGGCTCAACACAAACATTCTATTGTCCGAAAGCTTCACAAGCTAGTTACAGCTTTGAAGAAACAGGAAAATCACGAGGAACTGGCACATACATACCTGACGTG GCTCATAACTCCCAATGGGATATGCGCATAAAGGGGAACAAATCAAGGAGATATCGTCCTGCGAAGCATAGCGTATCACCCAAATCACCTCAGAAAAAGCAACCATCTGAGGAGGTTCATTCCGACGAGACACCTGATGCAAGTGGCAATTCAAGGTCATTTGAGCTTGCAAATGAAGAATTCCCAGTTCTTCCAAACATTTGCCAGGAAAGCATGTCAGAAGCCCAGGAGCCTGTCTCTTTCAATATCTCTGAGCAGTCCAGGAGTTCTTCCTCATCCGAAGTCATTTTTGAGTTTGGAACTTACAGGAATTCAGAGGCACCTAAAGAATCAAGCATGCCAACAAAGGGTGAGAAAGAAGATTCTGATCTTCCATCATCTGAGGGAAGGTCGGCTGGTTGTTCCAGGGTGGCAGTACAGAGTAGAAAAGAATATATTGGGAATGATAAGAAGAGAGATTGA
- the LOC107623230 gene encoding uncharacterized protein LOC107623230 isoform X2: MMEDIQENLFPSSLPNEQPLSIDEELWLMAEERAQEILCIIQPNVISEVNRKEIIGYVQRLITGYYGAEVFTFGSVPLKTYLPDGDIDLTALGHENAEEDLAQTVFSILESSDNTEFQVKDVQHIRAQVQVVKCTVKDIAVDISFNQMAGLYALRFLEQVDQLVGKNHLFKRSIILIKAWCYYESRILGAHHGLLSTYALETLVLYIINRYHSSVRGPLEVLYRFLDYYSAFDWESDYVSVDGPKALSSLPEINETPDCERDGFLLNKEFLRKYRDMCSISARTYETTTHEFPTKHMNILDPLRNDNNLGRSVSRGNLHRIRFALSFGARKLKEILTLPGEKMGAALEGFFMNTLDRNGKGQRPDIEVPVPAFGTGRSEESVLLGDCESYYGALRYVQLHRKHAMPFAAYPSTPLSAAQADIHAVLTQQNWNVSYKRSSNLYVPIHTDVYVPRSTDVYAPIQNDVYVPTKIDVYAPAQTDVYGSTQTFYCPKASQASYSFEETGKSRGTGTYIPDVAHNSQWDMRIKGNKSRRYRPAKHSVSPKSPQKKQPSEEVHSDETPDASGNSRSFELANEEFPVLPNICQESMSEAQEPVSFNISEQSRSSSSSEVIFEFGTYRNSEAPKESSMPTKGEKEDSDLPSSEGRSAGCSRVAVQSRKEYIGNDKKRD, encoded by the exons ATGATGGAAGATATACAAGAAAATTTGTTTCCTTCATCCTTGCCTAATGAACAACCACTATCAATTGATGAGGAACTGTGGCTGATGGCTGAAGAAAGGGCCCAAGAGATACTGTGTATAATCCAACCAAATGTAATTTCTGAGGTGAATAGAAAGGAGATTATTGGATATGTCCAGAGGCTGATTACTGGTTACTACGGAGCAGAG GTCTTCACATTTGGTTCAGTCCCACTAAAAACCTATCTTCCTGATGGGGATATTGACTTGACAGCTCTCGGTCATGAAAATGCTGAGGAGGATTTGGCCCAAACAGTATTCAGTATACTTGAAAGCAGTGACAACACTGAATTCCAAGTGAAAGACGTACAGCATATACGTGCACAG GTCCAGGTTGTAAAATGCACAGTAAAAGATATTGCGGTTGATATCTCGTTCAATCAGATGGCTGGACTCTATGCTCTGCGCTTTTTGGAGCAG GTTGACCAACTTGTTGGGAAAAACCATCTTTTCAAACGAAGTATTATCTTAATCAAAGCTTGGTGCTATTATGAGAGCCGAATTCTTGGTGCGCACCATGGCCTGTTATCAACATATGCATTGGAAACACTAGTTTTGTACATTATCAATCGTTATCATTCATCAGTGCGTGGTCCTCTAGAG GTGCTGTACAGATTTTTGGACTACTACAGTGCATTTGATTGGGAAAGTGATTATGTCAGTGTAGATGGTCCTAAGGCCTTATCTTCACTTCCAGAAATTAATG AGACACCAGACTGTGAGCGGGATGGTTTTTTGCTCAATAAAGAGTTTCTGAGAAAGTACAGAGATATGTGCTCTATATCAGCAAGAACATACGAGACTACAACCCATGAATTTCCCACCAAGCATATGAACATTTTGGATCCTCTAAGAAATGACAACAACCTAGGCCGTAGTGTCAGCCGAG GAAACTTGCATCGAATTAGATTTGCTCTATCCTTCGGTGCCCGAAAACTTAAGGAGATCCTTACACTACCAGGAGAAAAGATGGGTGCAGCACTAGAGGGGTTTTTCATGAACACTTTGGACAGAAATGGGAAAGGACAAAGGCCAGATATAGAAGTTCCTGTTCCTGCATTTGGTACTGGAAGATCTGAAGAATCTGTCCTCCTTGGAGATTGTGAAAGTTACTATGGTGCTCTACGCTATGTTCAGTTGCATCGTAAGCATGCCATGCCATTCGCTGCATATCCAAGCACACCATTATCAGCTGCTCAGGCTGACATCCATGCGGTATTGACGCAGCAAAACTGGAACGTGTCTTATAAAAGGAGTAGTAACCTATATGTACCAATACACACCGATGTATATGTCCCAAGAAGCACAGATGTCTATGCCCCAATTCAAAATGATGTATATGTCCCTACAAAGATTGATGTATATGCCCCAGCACAGACTGATGTATATGGCTCAACACAAACATTCTATTGTCCGAAAGCTTCACAAGCTAGTTACAGCTTTGAAGAAACAGGAAAATCACGAGGAACTGGCACATACATACCTGACGTG GCTCATAACTCCCAATGGGATATGCGCATAAAGGGGAACAAATCAAGGAGATATCGTCCTGCGAAGCATAGCGTATCACCCAAATCACCTCAGAAAAAGCAACCATCTGAGGAGGTTCATTCCGACGAGACACCTGATGCAAGTGGCAATTCAAGGTCATTTGAGCTTGCAAATGAAGAATTCCCAGTTCTTCCAAACATTTGCCAGGAAAGCATGTCAGAAGCCCAGGAGCCTGTCTCTTTCAATATCTCTGAGCAGTCCAGGAGTTCTTCCTCATCCGAAGTCATTTTTGAGTTTGGAACTTACAGGAATTCAGAGGCACCTAAAGAATCAAGCATGCCAACAAAGGGTGAGAAAGAAGATTCTGATCTTCCATCATCTGAGGGAAGGTCGGCTGGTTGTTCCAGGGTGGCAGTACAGAGTAGAAAAGAATATATTGGGAATGATAAGAAGAGAGATTGA
- the LOC107623230 gene encoding uncharacterized protein LOC107623230 isoform X3 has product MVQVVKCTVKDIAVDISFNQMAGLYALRFLEQVDQLVGKNHLFKRSIILIKAWCYYESRILGAHHGLLSTYALETLVLYIINRYHSSVRGPLEVLYRFLDYYSAFDWESDYVSVDGPKALSSLPEINVLDNPNYGILIGIFAETPDCERDGFLLNKEFLRKYRDMCSISARTYETTTHEFPTKHMNILDPLRNDNNLGRSVSRGNLHRIRFALSFGARKLKEILTLPGEKMGAALEGFFMNTLDRNGKGQRPDIEVPVPAFGTGRSEESVLLGDCESYYGALRYVQLHRKHAMPFAAYPSTPLSAAQADIHAVLTQQNWNVSYKRSSNLYVPIHTDVYVPRSTDVYAPIQNDVYVPTKIDVYAPAQTDVYGSTQTFYCPKASQASYSFEETGKSRGTGTYIPDVAHNSQWDMRIKGNKSRRYRPAKHSVSPKSPQKKQPSEEVHSDETPDASGNSRSFELANEEFPVLPNICQESMSEAQEPVSFNISEQSRSSSSSEVIFEFGTYRNSEAPKESSMPTKGEKEDSDLPSSEGRSAGCSRVAVQSRKEYIGNDKKRD; this is encoded by the exons ATG GTCCAGGTTGTAAAATGCACAGTAAAAGATATTGCGGTTGATATCTCGTTCAATCAGATGGCTGGACTCTATGCTCTGCGCTTTTTGGAGCAG GTTGACCAACTTGTTGGGAAAAACCATCTTTTCAAACGAAGTATTATCTTAATCAAAGCTTGGTGCTATTATGAGAGCCGAATTCTTGGTGCGCACCATGGCCTGTTATCAACATATGCATTGGAAACACTAGTTTTGTACATTATCAATCGTTATCATTCATCAGTGCGTGGTCCTCTAGAG GTGCTGTACAGATTTTTGGACTACTACAGTGCATTTGATTGGGAAAGTGATTATGTCAGTGTAGATGGTCCTAAGGCCTTATCTTCACTTCCAGAAATTAATG TACTTGATAATCCCAATTATGGGATTTTAATTGGGATTTTTGCAGAGACACCAGACTGTGAGCGGGATGGTTTTTTGCTCAATAAAGAGTTTCTGAGAAAGTACAGAGATATGTGCTCTATATCAGCAAGAACATACGAGACTACAACCCATGAATTTCCCACCAAGCATATGAACATTTTGGATCCTCTAAGAAATGACAACAACCTAGGCCGTAGTGTCAGCCGAG GAAACTTGCATCGAATTAGATTTGCTCTATCCTTCGGTGCCCGAAAACTTAAGGAGATCCTTACACTACCAGGAGAAAAGATGGGTGCAGCACTAGAGGGGTTTTTCATGAACACTTTGGACAGAAATGGGAAAGGACAAAGGCCAGATATAGAAGTTCCTGTTCCTGCATTTGGTACTGGAAGATCTGAAGAATCTGTCCTCCTTGGAGATTGTGAAAGTTACTATGGTGCTCTACGCTATGTTCAGTTGCATCGTAAGCATGCCATGCCATTCGCTGCATATCCAAGCACACCATTATCAGCTGCTCAGGCTGACATCCATGCGGTATTGACGCAGCAAAACTGGAACGTGTCTTATAAAAGGAGTAGTAACCTATATGTACCAATACACACCGATGTATATGTCCCAAGAAGCACAGATGTCTATGCCCCAATTCAAAATGATGTATATGTCCCTACAAAGATTGATGTATATGCCCCAGCACAGACTGATGTATATGGCTCAACACAAACATTCTATTGTCCGAAAGCTTCACAAGCTAGTTACAGCTTTGAAGAAACAGGAAAATCACGAGGAACTGGCACATACATACCTGACGTG GCTCATAACTCCCAATGGGATATGCGCATAAAGGGGAACAAATCAAGGAGATATCGTCCTGCGAAGCATAGCGTATCACCCAAATCACCTCAGAAAAAGCAACCATCTGAGGAGGTTCATTCCGACGAGACACCTGATGCAAGTGGCAATTCAAGGTCATTTGAGCTTGCAAATGAAGAATTCCCAGTTCTTCCAAACATTTGCCAGGAAAGCATGTCAGAAGCCCAGGAGCCTGTCTCTTTCAATATCTCTGAGCAGTCCAGGAGTTCTTCCTCATCCGAAGTCATTTTTGAGTTTGGAACTTACAGGAATTCAGAGGCACCTAAAGAATCAAGCATGCCAACAAAGGGTGAGAAAGAAGATTCTGATCTTCCATCATCTGAGGGAAGGTCGGCTGGTTGTTCCAGGGTGGCAGTACAGAGTAGAAAAGAATATATTGGGAATGATAAGAAGAGAGATTGA